In a genomic window of Anaerobaca lacustris:
- a CDS encoding DUF6788 family protein, translating to MSKKRMDQIEQRIARIKEALGQIGPMRPGSLTRQYRNPKERVGAYWQISYTRQMKSHTEYVRSEWQPDIRKQITTYKRFTRLIEQWIDLSIEHSKLRMQIAKQERSG from the coding sequence ATGAGCAAGAAAAGGATGGATCAGATTGAGCAAAGGATCGCTCGAATCAAAGAGGCCCTGGGGCAGATCGGTCCCATGCGGCCGGGTTCACTGACGCGCCAGTACCGCAACCCAAAGGAACGCGTGGGGGCCTACTGGCAAATCAGCTACACCCGTCAGATGAAGAGTCATACAGAGTATGTACGCTCCGAATGGCAACCAGACATCCGCAAACAGATCACAACCTACAAGCGGTTCACCCGCTTGATCGAACAATGGATCGACCTGAGCATCGAACACTCGAAACTCAGAATGCAGATTGCCAAACAGGAGAGATCAGGATAG